From one Pseudomonadales bacterium genomic stretch:
- the rsmI gene encoding 16S rRNA (cytidine(1402)-2'-O)-methyltransferase, which produces MAGELYIVATPIGNLGDMVPRAVDVLQMVDLVAAEDTRHSARLLNHFAIDTPMMAYHDYGDDRQMARIIAALEQGKTVALISDAGTPLISDPGYKLVREVRQLGFRIIPVPGACALIAALSASGLPSDRFCFEGFLSHKSGARVKRLESLAAETATIVFYESPHRILETLADMSAVFGGERQAVIARELTKTYETFLTGTLPGLLAEVQADPNQQKGEIVILLSGANNEQTSEDSLEQERVLKLLMEEVPLKQAAKLAAKITGGHKNALYQKALDIQTK; this is translated from the coding sequence ATGGCTGGCGAATTATATATAGTAGCTACACCGATCGGTAATCTTGGGGATATGGTACCCCGTGCGGTTGATGTTCTCCAGATGGTTGATCTGGTTGCTGCTGAAGATACTCGCCACAGCGCCCGGCTGTTAAATCATTTTGCCATCGATACGCCCATGATGGCTTATCACGATTACGGTGATGATCGGCAGATGGCCCGCATTATAGCCGCTCTTGAGCAGGGAAAAACGGTTGCTCTTATTTCTGATGCCGGTACACCACTGATTTCCGATCCCGGCTACAAACTGGTGCGAGAAGTAAGACAGCTGGGTTTCAGAATCATTCCAGTGCCGGGAGCATGCGCCCTGATTGCCGCTTTGAGTGCTTCAGGCTTGCCCAGTGACCGATTTTGCTTTGAAGGCTTTCTGTCCCACAAATCCGGTGCCCGCGTCAAACGCCTGGAGAGTTTGGCGGCAGAAACGGCAACGATTGTTTTCTACGAGTCTCCCCATCGCATTCTGGAAACACTGGCAGATATGTCGGCAGTATTTGGTGGTGAGCGGCAAGCAGTAATCGCCCGGGAGTTAACCAAAACTTATGAAACATTCCTGACCGGAACCCTGCCCGGACTGCTGGCTGAAGTGCAAGCGGATCCCAATCAGCAAAAGGGAGAAATAGTCATTCTTTTAAGCGGTGCCAACAACGAGCAAACGTCAGAGGATAGCCTCGAGCAAGAACGGGTTTTAAAGTTGTTAATGGAAGAAGTGCCGCTGAAGCAAGCGGCAAAGCTGGCGGCAAAAATTACGGGTGGGCATAAGAACGCTCTCTACCAGAAAGCATTGGATATACAGACTAAATAA
- the bioC gene encoding malonyl-ACP O-methyltransferase BioC: protein MNPAPQQHIDTSLLTAEHPCTGELLQPEPLVLLHGWGSDSRIWQQLLPLLSVHLNVISIDLPGFGRNTTIEMTTLNELLEQLASVMPERCSVLGWSLGGMLATAFTAHYPGRINGLITLASNASFVQQKGWKTAMPQSVFEEFCQFFQQQPEPCLKRFHGLQCKGDQHEKTLLKTLRGHFNNPGGESWQRALQLLGEIDNRHNLRQITVPGLHILGEQDALVPDSAAQAINRLNSHQQTLVLENTGHLAQLSCPQRLADAVVGFLARNRYHLDKQRVAESFSRAAKSYDSAARLQRQVGQQLIDQLPANMSPRVVVDLGCGTGYFTSQLAERYPDAVIIGLDLAPGMLNYARSHRTQKAEWLCADAELLPLADGSADLIFSSLALQWCEQLPLLAKEINRVLNAGGLLTYTSLVEGTLAELKAAWSAVDHYVHVNRFYPAQAWRSVFSEQGFDIERFLMDDSVLEYADLKQLTQELKGLGAHNINSGQNPGLTGRKQIQALKEGYEKFRSTEGWLPATWRVIRCQARKNDATNEMLSNE, encoded by the coding sequence ATGAATCCTGCGCCACAACAACATATCGATACCTCATTGTTAACAGCAGAGCACCCCTGTACAGGTGAACTATTGCAACCTGAGCCGCTGGTACTACTGCATGGCTGGGGCAGCGATAGCCGCATATGGCAGCAATTGTTGCCTCTGCTGTCGGTCCATCTGAATGTGATCAGTATCGATCTACCGGGGTTTGGCAGGAATACGACCATTGAAATGACAACCCTGAATGAGTTGCTCGAACAGCTTGCATCAGTTATGCCGGAGCGTTGCAGTGTGTTGGGTTGGTCACTGGGTGGCATGCTGGCAACAGCTTTTACGGCCCATTATCCGGGTCGAATTAATGGTTTGATAACCCTTGCCAGTAACGCCAGCTTTGTGCAACAAAAAGGCTGGAAAACAGCGATGCCGCAATCGGTGTTTGAGGAGTTCTGTCAATTTTTTCAGCAACAGCCGGAACCTTGTCTGAAGCGTTTTCACGGACTGCAATGTAAAGGCGACCAGCACGAAAAAACATTGTTGAAAACCTTGCGTGGTCATTTCAATAACCCGGGCGGTGAAAGTTGGCAGCGGGCATTGCAACTGTTGGGCGAGATTGATAACCGCCATAATCTGCGACAGATAACGGTACCCGGATTACATATTTTGGGTGAGCAGGATGCTCTTGTGCCTGATAGTGCGGCACAGGCAATTAACCGGCTTAACAGTCATCAACAAACTTTGGTGTTGGAAAATACAGGACATCTTGCTCAGTTGAGTTGTCCGCAAAGACTGGCGGATGCGGTTGTCGGGTTTTTGGCGCGTAATCGCTATCACCTCGATAAGCAGCGCGTTGCAGAATCTTTTAGTCGCGCAGCCAAGAGTTATGACAGTGCTGCCAGATTGCAGCGGCAGGTGGGCCAGCAGCTGATCGATCAGTTACCGGCGAACATGTCACCCCGTGTAGTTGTCGATTTAGGCTGTGGTACCGGTTATTTCACTTCGCAACTGGCGGAAAGGTATCCTGATGCGGTCATTATTGGTTTGGATCTTGCGCCGGGCATGTTGAACTATGCGCGTAGTCACAGAACTCAAAAAGCAGAGTGGCTCTGTGCCGATGCAGAACTGCTGCCGTTGGCTGATGGCAGCGCAGACTTGATATTTTCAAGCCTGGCGCTGCAATGGTGTGAGCAGTTACCGCTGCTAGCCAAAGAGATAAACCGCGTCTTGAATGCTGGCGGGCTGCTGACATATACCTCCCTTGTTGAAGGCACGCTGGCAGAGTTAAAGGCAGCCTGGTCAGCAGTGGACCATTATGTGCATGTTAACCGGTTCTATCCGGCGCAGGCCTGGCGGTCGGTTTTTTCTGAGCAGGGCTTTGACATTGAGCGCTTTCTAATGGATGACAGTGTGCTCGAGTATGCCGATTTAAAACAGCTGACACAGGAGCTGAAAGGACTTGGTGCACACAATATCAATTCCGGCCAGAATCCCGGATTAACGGGCCGCAAGCAGATTCAGGCTTTAAAAGAGGGTTACGAAAAGTTTCGTTCCACAGAGGGTTGGTTGCCCGCTACCTGGCGGGTGATCCGCTGTCAGGCGAGAAAGAATGACGCAACAAATGAGATGTTGAGTAATGAGTAA
- the bioB gene encoding biotin synthase BioB, with amino-acid sequence MSASQTTTVRHDWTREEVLALFNQPFNDLLFQAQVVHRQNFNPNQVQLSTLLSIKTGACPEDCKYCPQSARYDTGLEKEKLMAVEQVIEEAKAAKASGASRFCMGAAWRSPKAKDMPEVARMVREVKALGMETCMTLGMLKPEQAQALSEAGLDYYNHNLDTSPEFYGDIITTRTYEDRLETLDNVRKAGMKVCAGGIVGMGEKPEDRAGLLIQLANMPHQPESVPINMLVKVAGTPLENEADLDDFEFIRTIAVARIMMPKSHVRLSAGREEMNDQMQALAFMAGANSIFYCEKLLTTPNPKANRDMQLFDRLGISPEEYQQEKTSEEQELLLRQQMQEAQTDHLFFNADR; translated from the coding sequence ATGTCTGCCAGCCAAACCACCACTGTTCGCCACGATTGGACAAGAGAAGAAGTGCTGGCGTTGTTTAACCAGCCATTCAATGATCTGCTGTTCCAGGCTCAGGTAGTGCATCGCCAGAATTTTAATCCCAATCAGGTTCAATTGAGCACATTGTTGTCGATCAAGACCGGCGCCTGCCCTGAAGACTGTAAATACTGTCCGCAGAGCGCCCGTTACGATACCGGGCTTGAAAAAGAAAAGCTGATGGCGGTCGAGCAGGTTATTGAAGAAGCAAAGGCAGCTAAAGCCAGCGGTGCCAGCCGATTTTGTATGGGCGCTGCCTGGCGCTCACCTAAAGCCAAAGATATGCCCGAAGTTGCGCGTATGGTGCGCGAAGTGAAAGCACTTGGTATGGAAACTTGCATGACCCTTGGAATGCTGAAGCCGGAACAGGCACAGGCTCTATCCGAGGCCGGGCTGGATTATTACAACCATAATCTCGATACTTCACCGGAATTCTATGGCGACATCATTACCACCCGTACTTATGAAGACCGCCTTGAAACACTCGACAATGTTCGCAAGGCCGGAATGAAAGTCTGTGCTGGCGGTATCGTTGGTATGGGCGAGAAACCTGAAGACCGGGCGGGGCTGCTGATACAGCTGGCCAATATGCCTCATCAGCCAGAGTCCGTGCCGATTAACATGTTGGTGAAAGTGGCGGGAACACCACTCGAAAATGAAGCGGATCTGGATGATTTTGAATTTATTCGCACCATTGCTGTGGCCCGAATTATGATGCCGAAATCTCATGTGCGGTTGTCTGCGGGTCGTGAGGAAATGAACGATCAGATGCAGGCGCTGGCTTTTATGGCCGGAGCTAACTCCATTTTCTACTGCGAGAAACTGTTAACGACACCTAACCCGAAAGCCAACAGGGATATGCAATTATTTGATCGCCTGGGGATTTCGCCAGAAGAATACCAGCAGGAGAAAACCAGCGAAGAGCAAGAGCTGTTGCTGCGTCAGCAAATGCAGGAAGCGCAGACAGACCATTTGTTCTTTAACGCTGACCGGTGA
- a CDS encoding cold-shock protein — protein sequence MSTVKGTVKWFNEAKGFGFIEQESGPDVFAHFSAIVSPGFKTLAEGQQVEFTVTTGQKGPQAENIVPL from the coding sequence ATGTCTACAGTTAAAGGAACCGTTAAGTGGTTCAACGAAGCAAAAGGTTTTGGTTTTATCGAACAGGAATCAGGCCCAGACGTTTTCGCTCATTTCAGCGCAATTGTAAGCCCAGGCTTCAAAACACTTGCAGAAGGTCAACAGGTAGAATTTACTGTTACCACTGGCCAGAAAGGCCCACAAGCTGAGAACATTGTACCTCTCTGA
- a CDS encoding ferritin: protein MANEGYHEPINELSDETRDMHRAITSLMEELEAVDWYNQRVDACKDHELKAILEHNRDEEKEHAAMVLEWIRRKDPSFDKELKDYLFTDKTIAHK, encoded by the coding sequence ATGGCGAACGAAGGTTATCACGAACCTATTAACGAACTGAGTGATGAAACGCGGGATATGCATCGGGCAATCACGTCACTAATGGAAGAGCTGGAAGCAGTAGACTGGTATAACCAGCGTGTTGACGCCTGCAAAGACCATGAGCTAAAAGCCATTCTTGAACATAACCGGGATGAAGAGAAAGAACACGCAGCCATGGTGCTGGAGTGGATTCGACGCAAAGACCCCTCTTTTGACAAAGAACTGAAAGACTACCTGTTTACTGACAAAACCATTGCTCACAAGTAG
- the cysE gene encoding serine O-acetyltransferase: MSEAELWQKIQLEVNNMADEEPTLRGFLQASVLGHNRLGPALAKLLADKLQSVPLPAELLAGLFESSFADPDVAQQLICDITAIVERDSACSCAACALLYYKGFHALSAWRAAHQLWQNGQKSLAQALQHAISTAFGVDIHPAATIGKGIMFDHATGIVIGETAVIEDCVSILQSVTLGGTGKECGDRHPKVRKGVLIGPGAKILGNIEIGEGSKIIAASVVLQNIPPHSLVAGVPARVIGHVDVESPAELMDQSLNG; this comes from the coding sequence ATGTCAGAAGCTGAACTCTGGCAAAAAATTCAGCTCGAAGTTAACAATATGGCCGACGAAGAACCGACGCTTCGCGGCTTTCTGCAAGCCTCGGTTTTGGGCCATAACCGGCTCGGACCAGCGCTGGCAAAACTGCTGGCTGACAAACTTCAAAGCGTACCATTGCCTGCTGAACTGCTCGCCGGATTATTTGAAAGCAGTTTTGCTGATCCTGATGTTGCACAACAACTGATCTGCGACATCACGGCGATTGTCGAGAGAGATTCGGCCTGCAGTTGTGCCGCCTGCGCCCTGCTTTATTATAAAGGGTTCCACGCCCTCTCCGCCTGGCGTGCCGCCCACCAGCTCTGGCAGAATGGACAAAAATCATTGGCGCAGGCCCTTCAGCACGCCATTTCAACCGCCTTCGGTGTTGATATACATCCTGCTGCAACCATTGGCAAAGGCATTATGTTTGACCACGCCACGGGCATTGTCATCGGCGAAACCGCCGTGATTGAGGATTGCGTCTCCATTCTGCAAAGCGTCACGCTGGGCGGTACCGGCAAAGAGTGCGGTGACCGGCACCCGAAGGTTCGCAAAGGCGTTCTGATAGGCCCGGGAGCGAAAATTCTTGGCAACATAGAAATTGGGGAGGGTTCAAAAATTATCGCTGCCAGCGTGGTTTTGCAAAATATTCCCCCTCACTCTCTGGTAGCGGGCGTACCGGCCAGAGTCATTGGACATGTGGATGTGGAGTCACCTGCCGAATTAATGGACCAGAGCCTGAACGGATAA
- a CDS encoding DUF3094 domain-containing protein, translated as MGNRKEELYSEEDLERIRKVTGGGIHSVERKPFRFSLLFLWWIVVAALGLVAYSAGKLAGVI; from the coding sequence ATGGGTAACAGAAAAGAAGAGCTTTATTCTGAGGAAGACCTTGAACGTATTCGCAAGGTTACCGGTGGCGGTATTCACTCAGTGGAGCGTAAGCCGTTTCGCTTTAGTCTGCTGTTTTTGTGGTGGATTGTGGTGGCGGCGCTGGGGTTGGTGGCATACAGTGCCGGTAAGCTAGCCGGTGTTATCTAG
- a CDS encoding prepilin-type N-terminal cleavage/methylation domain-containing protein — MHKTGQQLQRGFTLIELIAVVVVLGVLAAIAVPRMVNLREAALISTTQQLKGQVSSAAHLVFAKAITEGLHNQTSASVLVNGISVDIAYGYPTGTATGISRMVDYPPGDWNSRASVFSGAWVYWHGELSEDAGVGQCYIRYRQSVAAGVGPVIDEVYSGC; from the coding sequence ATGCACAAGACCGGGCAGCAATTACAGCGCGGCTTTACATTGATAGAACTGATAGCGGTCGTGGTTGTTTTGGGCGTTCTGGCGGCTATCGCGGTACCTCGCATGGTCAACCTGCGCGAGGCCGCCCTGATCAGCACCACCCAGCAACTCAAGGGTCAGGTGTCCAGTGCTGCTCACTTGGTTTTTGCCAAAGCCATTACCGAAGGCTTGCACAACCAGACTTCAGCGTCGGTGCTAGTGAACGGCATTTCTGTGGATATTGCTTACGGCTACCCCACAGGTACAGCCACCGGCATTAGTCGCATGGTAGATTACCCTCCAGGCGACTGGAACAGCCGCGCCAGTGTTTTCAGTGGCGCCTGGGTCTATTGGCACGGCGAGTTGTCGGAAGATGCCGGAGTGGGCCAATGTTACATCCGCTATCGACAATCGGTGGCGGCTGGAGTCGGCCCGGTCATTGACGAGGTTTACAGCGGTTGTTAG
- a CDS encoding ComF family protein, with the protein MCSLHTPEPIPICSACRLHLPFNHHPCRRCALPLPAQAPIDSLCGQCQNPMPSFDAVVAPFLYSEPVSNMINRFKHQGHLWAGAAITDMLAEQLLAREKPDCIVPIPLHWYRQFNRGFNQADWIARRLARQLDIPVDSALIKRTTATPPQQGLNRKQRLKNLRHAFQLNKSFSGSTIAIVDDVITTGSTLSTIATLLKLNGATKVYGWSLARTGLEKN; encoded by the coding sequence TTGTGCAGTTTGCATACACCGGAACCCATTCCAATCTGTAGCGCCTGCCGACTGCATTTGCCTTTTAATCATCACCCCTGCCGCCGTTGCGCACTGCCACTGCCAGCGCAAGCCCCCATCGACAGCCTGTGCGGGCAATGCCAAAATCCAATGCCATCATTCGATGCGGTCGTCGCTCCCTTCCTCTATTCAGAGCCTGTCAGCAACATGATTAACCGCTTCAAGCACCAAGGCCATTTATGGGCAGGCGCTGCAATAACCGACATGCTTGCGGAGCAATTGTTAGCCAGGGAAAAACCTGACTGTATTGTGCCGATACCACTGCACTGGTATCGGCAGTTCAACCGGGGCTTCAACCAGGCCGACTGGATCGCCAGACGTCTTGCACGGCAGCTCGACATTCCCGTTGACAGCGCATTGATAAAGCGCACTACTGCCACACCTCCCCAACAGGGACTCAACAGAAAGCAACGTTTGAAAAATCTGAGGCATGCCTTTCAGCTGAACAAATCTTTCTCTGGCTCAACAATTGCTATTGTCGATGATGTCATCACCACTGGCAGCACCCTCAGCACCATTGCCACTTTACTGAAACTGAATGGCGCCACAAAGGTTTATGGCTGGAGTCTTGCCCGAACCGGGCTGGAAAAAAACTGA
- a CDS encoding penicillin-binding protein activator yields the protein MPNKIFNYCSLFALSLLLAACGGVPGKSAQQRSADDLIRQAEQELSHADASIASQQPGHQIAAAKLYAQAGQNLRALSILSNLDSDQLNNQELIAYSLFHTDLALQEDNFFLARRLLSNQRVTRLKEIMTPDQKKQWLQQRGDLFGLLGEDEKSLRAYTELAQLTTSQQARQKIHDQLWQVLSSIPQQSLETLQTTEQDPILAGWYSLANTSRSTQSDVRRQLEYLNQWRTDWPTHPAASTLPSGLNTVSTIVSELPTRIALLLPAHGPLAQAGATIRDGFLAAWYESYEQSNSAPKTLFYDTSENIPITELYQRAIADGAEIIIGPLQKDKVQELLSLPELPVPTIALNYIDLPAGHLPKNLFQFGLSTTDEARQIAERAWIEGQRTALAIVPNSSWGERVLETFRREWEAKGGTLHVAEPYSDNVVDFAPLLKPGLHINHSDQRAERLGRVLGKKLDYTQRRRQDLDMVFMAAYPDQARQIKPTLDFLFARDLQVYGTSQLFSGEDNPGRNRDLEGVRFSAMPWTLPGATAGKLQPSSDLHPLYRHMFALGIDAYHLHQWLSQLTSMPGTLLFGSTGTLQVLANNTISRQQPWAEFKDGTVRSAQQLTTNKP from the coding sequence GTGCCAAATAAAATTTTTAACTATTGCTCGCTGTTTGCCCTTTCGCTGCTTTTGGCAGCCTGTGGTGGCGTACCCGGCAAAAGCGCACAACAACGAAGTGCTGACGACTTAATCAGACAGGCAGAGCAGGAACTCAGCCATGCGGACGCAAGCATAGCATCGCAACAACCGGGTCACCAGATTGCCGCCGCGAAACTCTATGCTCAAGCTGGACAAAATCTGCGTGCACTGTCTATTCTCTCCAATCTGGATAGCGACCAGCTAAACAACCAGGAACTGATAGCATACAGTTTGTTCCACACGGATCTGGCGCTACAGGAGGACAATTTCTTCCTTGCCCGGCGACTGCTTTCCAATCAGCGTGTCACCCGGCTCAAGGAGATAATGACACCGGACCAGAAAAAGCAATGGTTACAGCAACGCGGCGACCTGTTTGGCTTGCTGGGTGAGGATGAAAAAAGCCTGCGGGCCTATACGGAGCTGGCGCAACTGACGACCAGCCAGCAGGCGCGCCAGAAGATACACGATCAACTCTGGCAGGTACTGTCCAGCATTCCCCAGCAGTCGCTGGAAACGCTACAGACAACAGAACAGGACCCAATTCTCGCAGGCTGGTATTCTCTGGCAAACACCAGTCGATCAACACAGTCTGATGTGCGCCGCCAGCTGGAATATCTCAATCAGTGGCGTACTGACTGGCCCACACACCCGGCAGCAAGTACGTTGCCTTCCGGGTTGAATACCGTCAGTACCATTGTCAGTGAGCTGCCAACACGGATTGCGCTATTACTGCCTGCGCATGGCCCTCTGGCGCAGGCTGGCGCAACCATCCGGGACGGGTTTCTGGCCGCCTGGTATGAAAGTTACGAGCAATCGAACAGCGCCCCCAAAACCCTTTTTTACGACACCAGTGAAAACATACCGATTACCGAACTTTATCAACGCGCAATTGCTGATGGCGCTGAAATCATTATCGGTCCGCTGCAAAAAGACAAGGTTCAGGAACTACTTTCCCTACCCGAACTCCCGGTGCCCACTATTGCGCTCAATTACATAGACTTGCCCGCTGGGCATTTACCCAAAAATTTATTCCAGTTCGGGTTATCCACCACTGATGAGGCCCGCCAGATTGCCGAAAGAGCCTGGATCGAAGGGCAGCGAACAGCGCTTGCTATTGTGCCCAACTCCAGCTGGGGCGAACGGGTTCTCGAAACCTTTCGCAGAGAATGGGAGGCAAAGGGTGGCACCCTCCATGTTGCCGAACCTTACAGTGATAACGTGGTGGATTTTGCCCCGCTGCTAAAACCCGGTTTACATATCAACCACAGCGACCAGCGAGCAGAGCGGTTAGGTCGGGTACTGGGCAAAAAACTGGATTACACGCAACGTCGACGACAGGATCTCGACATGGTTTTTATGGCAGCCTATCCGGACCAGGCCAGACAGATAAAACCAACGCTGGACTTCCTGTTTGCACGTGATCTGCAGGTTTATGGCACCTCACAACTGTTCAGCGGCGAAGATAATCCCGGCCGAAACCGTGATCTGGAAGGCGTGCGCTTCAGTGCAATGCCCTGGACGCTACCGGGTGCAACAGCAGGAAAACTGCAACCGTCCAGCGACCTGCACCCGTTGTATCGTCACATGTTTGCTCTGGGGATCGACGCTTACCACTTGCACCAATGGCTGAGTCAGCTGACAAGTATGCCGGGAACGCTGTTATTCGGCAGCACAGGTACGCTTCAGGTTTTGGCAAACAACACCATTTCCCGCCAGCAACCCTGGGCAGAATTCAAGGATGGAACGGTACGCTCTGCCCAGCAACTGACCACCAACAAACCCTGA
- a CDS encoding YraN family protein has translation MFRRFTDEGGCSGKKAEQYAQRFLRSRNLRIIKTNYVAPRGELDIIAREGDCLVFVEVRMRSGNSFGSAADSIDARKQQSLIYAATHYLQNTGQWDKVQCRFDALCLSPETSKPGKEKNYQVEWIRNAFNPS, from the coding sequence ATGTTCAGACGCTTCACGGATGAAGGTGGTTGTTCGGGGAAAAAGGCAGAGCAATATGCTCAACGTTTTCTCAGATCCCGGAATCTGAGAATTATAAAAACCAATTATGTCGCCCCTCGTGGTGAGCTGGATATCATTGCCCGCGAAGGTGACTGTCTTGTTTTTGTGGAGGTGCGTATGCGATCCGGAAACAGTTTTGGTTCCGCTGCTGACAGCATTGATGCGCGGAAGCAGCAAAGCCTGATTTACGCCGCAACCCACTATTTACAAAACACCGGGCAATGGGACAAAGTCCAGTGCCGGTTTGACGCGCTCTGTTTGTCTCCGGAAACATCAAAACCGGGCAAGGAAAAGAACTATCAGGTAGAATGGATTCGCAACGCATTTAATCCCAGTTAA
- the bioF gene encoding 8-amino-7-oxononanoate synthase — protein sequence MTDMDSQLIAALDSRRQQHLYRNRQILTSPQSVNVEVSGHSCLAFCSNDYLGLANHPDVINAFRKAAGQYGVGSGASHLIYGHSREHHALEEELAEFTGRPRALLFSTGYMANLGVMSALLGKGDYVLEDRLNHASLLDGGLASGAAFKRYRHSDMDHLSSLLAKAESGRKLVVTDGVFSMDGDLADLPGLINVCAQHNGWLMVDDAHGFGVLGDHGGGLIEQQQASLTDVPILMGTLGKGFGTFGAFVAGSEALIETLIQFARSYIYTTALPPAIAAATRASLKIVREEHWRREKLSTLIQQFRTGVKSMGLNLMDSPTPIQPVLLNSDQQVLEVGEKLRQRGVLVGAIRPPTVPVGTARLRVTLSAAHSDTQVDKLLVALAEVLDDFANSGDR from the coding sequence ATGACTGATATGGACAGCCAGCTCATCGCTGCGTTAGATAGTCGGCGGCAGCAACACCTCTACCGCAATCGCCAGATATTAACTTCACCTCAGAGCGTTAATGTAGAGGTGAGTGGTCATTCGTGTCTGGCTTTTTGCAGTAACGACTATCTCGGCCTTGCCAACCATCCCGATGTTATCAACGCCTTTCGCAAAGCTGCCGGGCAATACGGTGTTGGCAGTGGCGCTTCTCACCTGATCTACGGGCATTCTCGAGAGCATCACGCCCTGGAAGAAGAGCTGGCCGAGTTTACTGGTCGACCACGGGCGCTGCTATTTTCCACCGGTTATATGGCGAACCTGGGTGTGATGAGTGCCTTGCTGGGCAAGGGCGATTATGTTTTGGAAGACCGGCTGAATCACGCCTCTTTGTTGGACGGTGGCCTGGCCAGCGGTGCTGCCTTTAAGCGTTATCGACACAGCGATATGGATCATTTGAGTAGCCTGTTGGCAAAAGCTGAATCGGGTCGCAAGCTGGTGGTTACCGACGGTGTTTTCAGTATGGATGGCGACCTGGCGGATTTGCCCGGTCTTATTAATGTTTGCGCGCAACATAACGGTTGGTTGATGGTGGATGATGCACACGGCTTCGGCGTGCTGGGTGATCACGGTGGTGGCTTGATAGAACAGCAACAGGCATCGCTGACAGATGTACCGATACTGATGGGTACACTTGGAAAAGGGTTTGGTACCTTTGGTGCGTTTGTGGCTGGTTCTGAAGCCCTGATTGAAACCCTGATTCAGTTTGCACGCAGTTATATCTATACCACGGCTCTGCCACCGGCCATTGCGGCAGCAACCCGCGCCAGCCTGAAAATCGTTCGTGAAGAACATTGGCGGCGTGAAAAACTGAGCACCTTGATTCAGCAGTTTCGAACCGGGGTGAAAAGCATGGGATTAAACCTGATGGATTCGCCCACACCTATACAGCCGGTGTTGTTGAACAGTGATCAGCAAGTGCTTGAGGTGGGTGAAAAACTTCGGCAGCGAGGCGTTTTAGTAGGAGCCATCCGGCCACCTACGGTGCCGGTGGGGACTGCCCGTTTGCGAGTAACGCTCAGTGCTGCTCACAGTGACACTCAGGTTGATAAATTGCTGGTGGCCCTGGCTGAAGTGTTGGATGATTTCGCCAACAGTGGGGATCGGTGA
- the bioD gene encoding dethiobiotin synthase has translation MSKSFFVTGTDTDCGKTLMASGLLAAAKQQGLSTAGIKPVAAGCLETPDGLRNDDALVLQQYTTLLLSYEQINPVAFLPAIAPHIAAAEEGRRMTADRLAGFCRGVLTKRPDVTIIEGAGGWRVPLNDRETLADLARQLQLPVIMVVGMKLGCINHALLTAEAIFRDGLQMAGWIANTIDEDMVHYRQNVEAIQRRLSCPLLGEVPKLTDPGADQVLQYLDLGELLA, from the coding sequence ATGAGTAAATCGTTTTTTGTGACCGGCACCGATACCGATTGCGGCAAAACATTAATGGCTTCGGGTCTGCTAGCAGCAGCAAAACAACAGGGCCTGTCTACTGCTGGCATCAAACCGGTGGCTGCGGGCTGTCTGGAAACGCCCGACGGCTTGCGCAATGATGACGCCCTGGTGTTGCAGCAATACACTACGTTACTGTTGAGTTATGAACAGATTAATCCGGTAGCGTTTTTACCCGCTATCGCGCCGCATATTGCAGCTGCAGAAGAAGGGCGAAGAATGACCGCTGACCGTTTGGCGGGATTTTGTCGGGGGGTGCTGACGAAGCGACCGGACGTTACCATTATTGAGGGTGCCGGTGGCTGGAGAGTGCCCCTCAATGACCGGGAAACACTGGCCGATCTCGCACGCCAGTTGCAGCTTCCGGTAATCATGGTGGTAGGCATGAAGCTGGGCTGTATTAATCATGCGTTGCTTACTGCCGAGGCGATTTTTCGTGACGGGTTGCAAATGGCTGGCTGGATAGCTAATACCATCGATGAGGACATGGTGCACTATCGGCAAAACGTTGAAGCGATTCAGCGTCGTTTATCTTGTCCTCTGTTAGGCGAGGTGCCAAAGTTGACAGATCCGGGTGCCGATCAGGTATTGCAGTATCTTGATCTGGGGGAACTGCTGGCATAG
- a CDS encoding DUF5062 family protein: MSKHPAKLSNEPELLKEAIRVGMIYAEKRGVAKFEKTDSANDKIEYLYKLLVHDKLIQPLAKDQTDWPQMKHKLALWISRQLPTDHPLLQN, from the coding sequence ATGTCAAAGCACCCTGCAAAACTGAGTAATGAGCCAGAACTGCTTAAAGAAGCCATTCGGGTCGGTATGATCTATGCGGAAAAACGCGGTGTCGCCAAATTTGAAAAAACCGACTCGGCCAACGATAAAATTGAATATCTCTACAAACTGCTGGTACACGACAAACTCATTCAGCCACTGGCAAAGGATCAAACAGACTGGCCACAGATGAAACACAAACTGGCCCTGTGGATCTCGCGGCAACTGCCGACTGACCACCCCTTGCTGCAAAACTGA